A single Numenius arquata chromosome 1, bNumArq3.hap1.1, whole genome shotgun sequence DNA region contains:
- the KCNA6 gene encoding potassium voltage-gated channel subfamily A member 6, whose translation MRAEEPLALAAPRAGGGGGGGGGETEAEAPGEERSGGSCCSSERLVINISGLRFETQLRTLSIFPDTLLGDPSRRVRYFDPLRNEYFFDRNRPSFDAILYYYQSGGRLRRPVHVPLDIFLEEIRFYQLGQEAIETFREDEGFIQEEEKPLPQHHFQRQVWLLFEYPESSGPARAIAIVSVLVILISIVIFCLETLPEFRQEPKGAQPGFGEAAAPPGDEALLLPPPPPPSGTPPPLRPAAGAGPFFTDPFFLIETLCIIWFSFELLVRFFACPSKPEFSRNIMNIIDIVAIIPYFITLGTELAQQQQQKQQPGSSSNNGGQQQAMSLAILRVIRLVRVFRIFKLSRHSKGLQILGKTLQASMRELGLLIFFLFIGVILFSSAVYFAETDDPDSLFTSIPDAFWWAVVSMTTVGYGDMYPMTIGGKIVGSLCAIAGVLTIALPVPVIVSNFNYFYHRETDHEEQCQYTHVTCGQQQSPFSEPKKGDSNQSLSKSEFLEAEDLESMKYSNFIPPNNQGYKEKKMLTEV comes from the coding sequence ATGCGGGCGGAGGAGCCGCTGGCGCTGGCGGccccgcgggcgggcggcggcggcggcggcggcggcggggagacgGAGGCGGAGGCGCCGGGCGAGGAGCGGAGCGgcggcagctgctgcagcagcgagCGGCTGGTGATCAACATCTCGGGGCTGCGCTTCGAGACGCAGCTGCGGACCCTCTCCATCTTCCCCGACACGCTGCTGGGCGACCCCAGCCGCCGGGTGCGCTACTTCGACCCGCTCCGCAACGAGTACTTCTTCGACCGCAACCGGCCCAGCTTCGACGCCATCCTCTACTACTACCAGTCCGGCGGGCGGCTCCGCCGGCCGGTCCATGTGCCCCTCGACATCTTCCTGGAGGAGATCCGCTTCTACCAGCTGGGACAGGAGGCCATCGAGACCTTCCGGGAGGACGAGGGCTTCATTCAAGAGGAGGAGaagcccctgccccagcaccactTCCAGCGCCAGGTCTGGCTGCTCTTTGAGTACCCCGAGAGCTCCGGGCCGGCCCGGGCCATCGCTATCGTCTCCGTGCTGGTCATCCTCATCTCCATCGTCATCTTCTGCCTGGAGACCCTGCCCGAGTTTCGCCAGGAGCCCAAGGGCGCCCAGCCCGGCTTtggggaggcggcggcgccgcccggcgaCGAGgcactgctgctgccgccgccgccgccgccgagcgggACTCCGCCGCCCCTgcgccccgccgccggcgccggccCCTTCTTCACTGACCCCTTCTTCCTCATCGAAACCCTGTGCATCATCTGGTTCTCCTTCGAGCTCCTCGTCCGCTTCTTCGCCTGCCCCAGCAAGCCCGAGTTCTCCCGCAACATCATGAACATCATCGACATCGTGGCCATCATCCCCTATTTCATCACTCTGGGCACCGAgctggcccagcagcagcagcagaagcagcagcccgGGAGCAGCAGCAACAACGGCGGCCAGCAGCAAGCCATGTCCCTGGCCATCCTCAGAGTCATTCGCCTGGTCAGAGTCTTCAGGATCTTCAAGCTCTCCAGGCACTCCAAGGGGCTGCAGATCTTGGGGAAAACTCTCCAGGCTAGCATGAGGGAGCTGGGcctcctcatcttcttcctcttcatcgGTGTGATCCTCTTCTCCAGTGCTGTCTACTTTGCAGAGACTGATGACCCCGACTCCCTGTTCACCAGCATCCCTGATGCTTTTTGGTGGGCGGTGGTGTCCATGACCACCGTGGGCTATGGGGACATGTATCCCATGACAATTGGTGGCAAGATTGTGGGGTCCTTGTGTGCCATCGCTGGTGTGCTGACAattgccctgcctgtccctgtcatCGTGTCCAACTTCAACTACTTCTACCACCGAGAGACGGATCATGAAGAGCAGTGCCAGTACACCCACGTCACCTGTGGCCAGCAGCAGTCACCCTTCTCCGAGCCCAAGAAGGGGGACAGCAATCAGTCTCTCAGCAAATCTGAATTCCTGGAAGCAGAAGACCTGGAGTCCATGAAATATTCCAACTTCATTCCTCCCAACAACCAGGgttataaagagaagaaaatgctgaCAGAGGTGTGA